From Cellulosimicrobium cellulans, the proteins below share one genomic window:
- a CDS encoding substrate-binding domain-containing protein — translation MKKLTTTLLALTAASALVLSGCSSDRGGDSGGDSTGGGESAAAGFEEGATIGVALPQKTSENWVLAEELFNDGLTEAGFKPIVQFANGGVSEQQSQIDAMVEQGAKVIIVGAIDGTQLGSQLKSAADQGVKVIAYDRLLENTDAVDLYVAFDNFRVGELQGEALLTGLAERKGEGPYNIELIAGSPDDANSTPFFEGAMSVLQPKIDDGTLTVVSGQTSQEQVATQGWKAENAQKRMDTIVSGSYGDGTELHGILSPNDTLARAALTSVSQAGLPTPVITGQDSEVESVKSIVAGEQYSTIYKDTRELVAESIRQVQLAQKGEDFEANDTESYDNGVKVVPAFLLDPIIVTQENAADVYANDPTLGPLTQ, via the coding sequence ATGAAGAAGCTCACCACGACGCTCCTGGCGCTCACCGCCGCGAGTGCGCTCGTGCTCAGCGGCTGCTCCTCCGACCGCGGGGGCGACAGCGGTGGCGACTCGACGGGTGGCGGCGAGTCCGCGGCCGCCGGGTTCGAGGAGGGCGCGACCATCGGCGTCGCCCTCCCGCAGAAGACGTCGGAGAACTGGGTCCTCGCCGAGGAGCTGTTCAACGACGGCCTGACCGAGGCCGGCTTCAAGCCGATCGTGCAGTTCGCCAACGGCGGCGTCTCGGAGCAGCAGAGCCAGATCGACGCCATGGTCGAGCAGGGCGCCAAGGTCATCATCGTCGGCGCGATCGACGGCACGCAGCTCGGCTCGCAGCTCAAGTCCGCTGCCGACCAGGGCGTCAAGGTCATCGCCTACGACCGTCTCCTCGAGAACACGGACGCGGTCGACCTCTACGTCGCCTTCGACAACTTCCGGGTCGGCGAGCTCCAGGGCGAGGCCCTGCTCACCGGTCTGGCGGAGCGCAAGGGCGAAGGCCCGTACAACATCGAGCTCATCGCCGGCTCGCCCGACGACGCGAACTCGACGCCGTTCTTCGAGGGCGCCATGAGCGTCCTGCAGCCGAAGATCGACGACGGCACCCTCACGGTCGTCTCGGGCCAGACGTCGCAGGAGCAGGTCGCGACGCAGGGCTGGAAGGCCGAGAACGCGCAGAAGCGCATGGACACGATCGTCTCCGGCTCGTACGGCGACGGCACCGAGCTGCACGGCATCCTCTCCCCGAACGACACGCTGGCGCGCGCTGCCCTCACGTCGGTCAGCCAGGCGGGCCTGCCGACGCCGGTCATCACCGGCCAGGACTCCGAGGTGGAGTCGGTCAAGTCGATCGTGGCGGGCGAGCAGTACTCGACGATCTACAAGGACACGCGTGAGCTCGTCGCGGAGAGCATCCGTCAGGTCCAGCTCGCGCAGAAGGGCGAGGACTTCGAGGCGAACGACACCGAGTCGTACGACAACGGCGTCAAGGTCGTCCCGGCCTTCCTGCTCGACCCGATCATCGTCACGCAGGAGAACGCGGCCGACGTCTACGCGAACGACCCGACGCTGGGCCCGCTCACCCAGTGA
- the purU gene encoding formyltetrahydrofolate deformylase, translating to MSTTDPRGADVPDTSALRTAQPPTGDPTHWVLTLSCPDGPGIVHAVAGALARLGGNITESQQFGDPLSGLFFMRVQVTAAAERAELERAVEEVAARFAMTWQLDVVGRRVRTLLMVSKAPHCLVDLLYRERSQGMPIEVVGVVGNHRDLEDIATFYGKPFHHVPVTRDTKADAEARLRGLVTELDVELVVLARYMQILSDELCREMPGRIINIHHSFLPSFKGARPYAQAHDRGVKLIGATSHYVTGDLDEGPIIEQDVERVDHSRRVEDLVAIGEDVERQTLARAVRWHAEHRVLLDGHRTVVFR from the coding sequence GTGTCCACGACAGATCCCCGTGGCGCCGACGTCCCCGACACCTCGGCGCTCCGCACCGCGCAGCCCCCGACCGGCGACCCCACGCACTGGGTCCTCACGCTCTCGTGCCCCGACGGGCCGGGGATCGTGCACGCCGTCGCCGGGGCCCTCGCACGGCTCGGCGGCAACATCACGGAGTCGCAGCAGTTCGGCGACCCGCTCTCGGGGCTGTTCTTCATGCGCGTGCAGGTCACGGCCGCCGCGGAGCGCGCCGAGCTGGAGCGCGCGGTCGAGGAGGTCGCGGCCCGGTTCGCCATGACGTGGCAGCTCGACGTCGTGGGGCGCCGGGTCCGCACGCTGCTCATGGTCTCCAAGGCACCGCACTGCCTCGTCGACCTGCTCTACCGCGAGCGCTCCCAGGGCATGCCGATCGAGGTCGTCGGCGTGGTCGGCAACCACCGCGACCTCGAGGACATCGCCACGTTCTACGGCAAGCCGTTCCACCACGTCCCGGTGACCCGGGACACCAAGGCCGACGCCGAGGCGCGCCTGCGCGGGCTCGTGACGGAGCTCGACGTCGAGCTCGTCGTCCTCGCGCGCTACATGCAGATCCTCTCGGACGAGCTGTGCCGCGAGATGCCGGGGCGCATCATCAACATCCACCACTCGTTCCTGCCGAGCTTCAAGGGCGCGCGCCCGTACGCCCAGGCGCACGACCGCGGCGTCAAGCTCATCGGTGCGACGTCGCACTACGTGACGGGCGACCTCGACGAGGGCCCGATCATCGAGCAGGACGTCGAGCGCGTCGACCACTCGCGCCGGGTCGAGGACCTCGTCGCGATCGGCGAGGACGTCGAGCGCCAGACGCTGGCGCGCGCGGTGCGCTGGCACGCGGAGCACCGCGTGCTCCTGGACGGGCACCGCACCGTCGTCTTCCGCTGA
- a CDS encoding GNAT family N-acetyltransferase encodes MNDAQITTRLVDDAEAGELLTLRRAAFVTEAQLYQDPNIPPLTQTLHELREDLAREDVVTIGAWLGPRLVGSVRVEIEDSKATLGRLAVAPDMQGRGIGTQMLFEVLPYLPEQTSEIWVFTGKDSKQNLAMYTKHGYEEQYDRAAGDLTYTYLRRILGEAEARNESDAVGQE; translated from the coding sequence ATGAACGACGCGCAGATCACGACCCGCCTCGTCGACGACGCCGAGGCCGGTGAGCTCCTGACCCTGCGGCGGGCGGCGTTCGTCACCGAGGCGCAGCTCTACCAGGACCCCAACATCCCCCCGCTGACCCAGACGCTCCACGAGCTGCGCGAGGACCTCGCGCGCGAGGACGTCGTGACGATCGGCGCGTGGCTCGGCCCGCGCCTCGTCGGCTCGGTCCGCGTCGAGATTGAGGACAGCAAGGCGACGCTCGGCCGCCTCGCGGTCGCGCCGGACATGCAGGGCCGCGGCATCGGGACGCAGATGCTCTTCGAGGTGCTGCCCTACCTGCCCGAGCAGACGTCGGAGATCTGGGTCTTCACGGGCAAGGACTCCAAGCAGAACCTCGCCATGTACACCAAGCACGGCTACGAGGAGCAGTACGACAGGGCCGCCGGCGACCTCACGTACACCTACCTGCGCCGCATCCTCGGCGAGGCCGAGGCGCGCAACGAGTCCGACGCCGTCGGGCAGGAGTAG
- the glyA gene encoding serine hydroxymethyltransferase: MSAQPADNVLDTPLAELDPEIAAVLDGELARQRDTLEMIASENFVPRAVLQAQGSVLTNKYAEGYPGRRYYGGCEQVDVAENLAIARAKELFGAEHANVQPHSGATANAAVLHALINKGDKILGLELAHGGHLTHGMKINFSGKLYDVAAYGVDPQSYRIEMDEVRKQALETRPDVIIGGWSAYPRHLDFAAFREIADEVGAKLWVDMAHFAGLVAAGLHPSPVPYADVVSSTVHKTIGGPRSGFILSKEEFAKKIDSAVFPGQQGGPLMHVVAAKAVSFKIAGSDDFRDRQERTLRGASIIADRLAQADVAEAGVSVLTGGTDVHLVLVDLRHSALDGQQAEDLLHEVGITVNRNAVPFDPRPPRVTSGLRIGTPALATRGFGDAEFTEVADIIAIALREGAAADADTLRARVQKLTADFPLYPGLHQ, encoded by the coding sequence ATGAGCGCCCAGCCAGCCGACAACGTCCTCGACACCCCGCTCGCCGAGCTCGACCCCGAGATCGCGGCCGTCCTCGACGGGGAGCTCGCGCGCCAGCGCGACACCCTCGAGATGATCGCGTCCGAGAACTTCGTCCCGCGCGCCGTCCTGCAGGCGCAGGGTTCCGTGCTCACCAACAAGTACGCCGAGGGCTACCCGGGCCGCCGCTACTACGGCGGCTGCGAGCAGGTCGACGTCGCGGAGAACCTCGCGATCGCCCGCGCCAAGGAGCTCTTCGGCGCCGAGCACGCCAACGTCCAGCCGCACTCGGGCGCCACGGCCAACGCCGCCGTCCTGCACGCGCTCATCAACAAGGGCGACAAGATCCTCGGCCTCGAGCTGGCGCACGGCGGCCACCTCACGCACGGCATGAAGATCAACTTCTCCGGCAAGCTCTACGACGTCGCGGCCTACGGCGTGGACCCGCAGTCGTACCGCATCGAGATGGACGAGGTGCGCAAGCAGGCCCTCGAGACGCGTCCCGACGTCATCATCGGCGGCTGGTCCGCGTACCCCCGTCACCTCGACTTCGCGGCGTTCCGCGAGATCGCGGACGAGGTCGGCGCGAAGCTCTGGGTGGACATGGCGCACTTCGCGGGTCTCGTGGCCGCGGGCCTGCACCCGTCCCCGGTGCCCTACGCGGACGTCGTGTCCTCCACGGTCCATAAGACGATCGGCGGCCCGCGCTCCGGCTTCATCCTGAGCAAGGAGGAGTTCGCCAAGAAGATCGACTCCGCCGTCTTCCCCGGCCAGCAGGGCGGCCCGCTCATGCACGTCGTCGCGGCCAAGGCCGTGTCGTTCAAGATCGCCGGCTCGGACGACTTCCGCGACCGCCAGGAGCGCACGCTGCGCGGCGCGAGCATCATCGCGGACCGCCTCGCCCAGGCCGACGTGGCCGAGGCCGGCGTCTCCGTCCTCACGGGCGGCACCGACGTCCACCTCGTGCTCGTCGACCTGCGCCACTCCGCGCTCGACGGCCAGCAGGCCGAGGACCTCCTGCACGAGGTCGGCATCACCGTGAACCGCAACGCCGTGCCGTTCGACCCGCGCCCCCCGCGCGTCACGTCCGGCCTGCGCATCGGCACGCCCGCGCTCGCGACGCGCGGCTTCGGCGACGCCGAGTTCACCGAGGTCGCCGACATCATCGCGATCGCCCTGCGCGAGGGTGCCGCGGCCGACGCCGACACGCTGCGCGCCCGCGTCCAGAAGCTCACGGCCGACTTCCCGCTGTACCCGGGCCTGCACCAGTGA
- a CDS encoding bifunctional methylenetetrahydrofolate dehydrogenase/methenyltetrahydrofolate cyclohydrolase: protein MSAQLLDGKATAAAIKAELKDRLAVLAGKGVVPGLGTLLVGDDPGSQWYVAGKHRDCAEVGLSSIREDLPGDATQEEIEAAVRRLNEDPACTGYIVQLPLPKGIDTNRVLELIDPAKDADGLHPTNLGRLVLRVNEEVTSPLPCTPRGIIELIERHGISLAGKEVVVVGRGVTVGRSIGLLLTRRAVNATVTLTHTGTTDLAELVRRADVVVAAAGVQGIITRDMVKPGAVVIDVGVSREVDPETGKSRVVGDAAPDVAEIAGWISPNPGGVGPMTRAMLLANVVDAAERASA from the coding sequence ATGAGTGCGCAGCTCCTCGACGGCAAGGCGACCGCCGCGGCCATCAAGGCCGAGCTCAAGGACCGCCTCGCGGTCCTCGCCGGGAAGGGCGTCGTGCCCGGCCTGGGCACGCTCCTGGTCGGCGACGACCCCGGCTCGCAGTGGTACGTCGCCGGCAAGCACCGCGACTGCGCCGAGGTCGGCCTGTCCTCGATCCGTGAGGACCTGCCCGGCGACGCGACGCAGGAGGAGATCGAGGCCGCGGTCCGCCGCCTCAACGAGGACCCGGCCTGCACGGGGTACATCGTGCAGCTCCCGCTGCCGAAGGGCATCGACACCAACCGCGTGCTCGAGCTCATCGACCCGGCCAAGGACGCGGACGGGCTCCACCCGACCAACCTCGGGCGCCTCGTCCTGCGGGTCAACGAGGAGGTCACCTCGCCGCTCCCGTGCACGCCGCGCGGGATCATCGAGCTCATCGAGCGGCACGGGATCTCCCTCGCGGGCAAGGAGGTCGTGGTCGTGGGCCGCGGCGTGACCGTCGGCCGCTCGATCGGCCTGCTGCTCACGCGCCGCGCCGTCAACGCGACCGTGACGCTCACGCACACCGGGACGACGGACCTCGCGGAGCTCGTGCGCCGCGCCGACGTCGTCGTCGCGGCGGCGGGCGTCCAGGGCATCATCACGCGCGACATGGTCAAGCCGGGCGCCGTCGTCATCGACGTCGGCGTCTCGCGCGAGGTCGACCCCGAGACCGGCAAGAGCAGGGTCGTCGGGGACGCCGCGCCCGACGTCGCCGAGATCGCGGGCTGGATCTCGCCGAACCCCGGCGGGGTCGGGCCCATGACGCGCGCGATGCTCCTCGCGAACGTCGTCGACGCGGCGGAGCGCGCCTCCGCCTGA
- a CDS encoding MFS transporter → MTRARIATTAAYAVQGFGFAVVLTSIPGYKERLGMGDDVVTLVVLGVCVFAGLGSALSGVVAALRGARAVVVGGLLLAALAVAGVGLAPSWPVFFVAIGLYGLALGAVDAAMNMLGIDVERGHGRSLLASFFAANAAGGVLGALAVSGSVLVGLGQPASLPLVALLVAAGAVWLALRLPDGGTTVPGAVAPGGTPGTERPTEAGPVAVGVADDGRGVAALGTVPWVAAGTIALLGAGMLAFPVADSAVSSWSATFLRDVLAASAAAAPLGYAAYQAALIVSRLVGDGLVERLGRVRVVRLGGTLGALGFVAVAAAPAWPVAVLGLAATGLGLGVVAPLAFSAIGDRAREAVATGSGSTGPATPGGRVEDVVGVDRVVEDGLVDVDAGVAPVEPPAGIVATVTDRAVARLNVFTYAGAVLGGVLTGVFATAHHLRVGFVVLAVLAAVSAVLAGAFRPARVALVSVSETTPPA, encoded by the coding sequence GTGACGAGGGCGCGCATCGCGACGACGGCGGCGTACGCCGTGCAGGGCTTCGGGTTCGCCGTGGTGCTCACCAGCATCCCCGGGTACAAGGAACGGCTCGGCATGGGCGACGACGTCGTCACGCTCGTCGTGCTGGGCGTCTGCGTCTTCGCCGGGCTGGGCAGCGCGCTGTCCGGCGTCGTGGCGGCGCTCCGCGGCGCGCGCGCCGTGGTCGTGGGCGGCCTGCTGCTCGCGGCGCTCGCGGTGGCGGGCGTCGGGCTCGCGCCGTCGTGGCCGGTGTTCTTCGTCGCGATCGGGCTGTACGGGCTCGCGCTCGGCGCCGTCGACGCCGCGATGAACATGCTCGGGATCGACGTCGAGCGCGGGCACGGGCGCAGCCTGCTCGCGTCGTTCTTCGCCGCGAACGCCGCCGGGGGCGTGCTGGGTGCGCTCGCCGTGTCGGGCAGCGTGCTCGTCGGCCTCGGTCAGCCGGCCTCGCTCCCGCTGGTGGCGCTGCTCGTGGCCGCTGGCGCCGTCTGGCTCGCGCTACGGCTGCCCGACGGCGGCACCACCGTCCCGGGCGCCGTGGCCCCGGGCGGGACTCCGGGCACCGAGCGGCCGACCGAGGCGGGCCCGGTAGCGGTCGGGGTCGCGGACGACGGCCGCGGCGTGGCAGCGCTCGGGACCGTGCCGTGGGTCGCGGCGGGCACGATCGCGCTGCTCGGCGCGGGGATGCTCGCGTTCCCCGTCGCCGACTCGGCCGTGTCGAGCTGGAGCGCGACGTTCCTGCGCGACGTCCTCGCGGCGAGCGCCGCCGCCGCCCCGCTGGGGTATGCGGCGTACCAGGCGGCCCTCATCGTGTCGCGGCTCGTCGGGGACGGCCTCGTCGAGCGTCTCGGCCGGGTACGGGTCGTGCGCCTGGGAGGCACGCTCGGCGCCCTCGGGTTCGTCGCGGTGGCCGCGGCCCCCGCCTGGCCCGTCGCGGTGCTCGGGCTGGCCGCGACGGGGCTCGGGCTCGGCGTGGTCGCGCCCCTCGCCTTCTCGGCGATCGGGGACCGGGCCCGCGAGGCGGTGGCGACGGGCTCGGGGAGCACCGGACCTGCGACCCCGGGCGGGCGCGTCGAGGACGTCGTCGGGGTCGACCGGGTCGTCGAGGACGGGCTCGTCGACGTGGACGCGGGCGTGGCGCCGGTCGAACCTCCCGCCGGGATCGTCGCGACGGTCACGGACCGTGCGGTCGCGCGCCTCAACGTCTTCACCTACGCGGGCGCGGTGCTCGGCGGCGTGCTCACCGGCGTCTTCGCGACCGCCCACCACCTCCGGGTCGGGTTCGTCGTCCTCGCCGTGCTCGCCGCGGTGTCGGCGGTGCTCGCCGGCGCGTTCCGGCCCGCCCGCGTCGCCCTCGTGAGCGTGAGCGAGACCACGCCGCCCGCATGA
- a CDS encoding exodeoxyribonuclease III gives MLTIATANVNGIRAAYRRGMDAWIASRTPDVLLLQEVRAPDSIVNDFLDGWHVAHQACDIKGRAGVAVASRLPVSAVRVGLGAGEPEPPVDTGRWVEADLELPDGGRLTVVSAYIHSGTVSQPETMVAKYAYLEKVTARLRELAATGEKVVLAGDLNIAHHNVDIKNWRGNLKSAGFLPEERAYVDTWLDQVGLVDLGRVHGGEGPGPFTWWSWRGRAFDNDSGWRIDYQLATPALAERAVKVEVDRAPSHDERWSDHAPLVVTYDL, from the coding sequence TTGCTCACCATCGCCACCGCCAACGTCAACGGCATCCGTGCCGCCTACCGCCGCGGGATGGACGCCTGGATCGCGTCCCGGACGCCCGACGTCCTCCTGCTCCAGGAGGTCCGCGCCCCCGACTCGATCGTCAACGACTTCCTCGACGGGTGGCACGTCGCGCACCAGGCGTGCGACATCAAGGGCCGCGCCGGCGTCGCCGTCGCGTCCCGGCTGCCCGTCTCGGCCGTGCGCGTCGGGCTGGGTGCCGGCGAGCCGGAGCCGCCCGTCGACACGGGCCGCTGGGTCGAGGCGGACCTCGAGCTGCCCGACGGCGGTCGCCTCACCGTGGTCTCCGCGTACATCCACTCCGGCACCGTGAGCCAGCCGGAGACGATGGTCGCGAAGTACGCCTACCTCGAGAAGGTCACCGCGCGCCTGCGCGAGCTCGCGGCCACGGGGGAGAAGGTGGTCCTGGCGGGCGACCTCAACATCGCGCACCACAACGTCGACATCAAGAACTGGCGCGGCAACCTCAAGAGCGCCGGCTTCCTCCCGGAGGAGCGCGCGTACGTCGACACCTGGCTCGACCAGGTCGGCCTCGTCGACCTCGGCCGCGTCCACGGCGGCGAGGGCCCCGGCCCGTTCACGTGGTGGTCGTGGCGCGGGCGCGCGTTCGACAACGACTCCGGCTGGCGCATCGACTACCAGCTCGCCACGCCCGCGCTCGCGGAGCGCGCCGTCAAGGTCGAGGTCGACCGCGCGCCGTCGCACGACGAGCGCTGGAGCGACCACGCGCCGCTCGTCGTCACGTACGACCTCTAG
- the galK gene encoding galactokinase, translating to MAARLQELAPSSAARGWVRSWSDDDGAARARTVFATAFGVDAADPRAETAREHQDDVHVWAAPGRVNLIGEHTDYNAGLCLPVALPHRTYVALRPRTDSVVRLASAQAPGETWTTTLEDVTPGSVSGWGSYVAGVAWALREHLVARGADPDAITGFDAAVDSSVPFGAGLSSSAALECAVAVALDDVAGLGLAATDAGRARLATASIRAENEIAGAPTGGMDQSASLRATAGHALLLDCRPGLDPVESAEQVPFDLDAAGLALLVVDTRAEHRLVDGQYAARRATCEDAARALGLVSLRALADDVATSDDPAGTLAVALEKLPDDVARRRVRHVVTEIGRVRDLVALLRDGRPDAVGPLMNASHASLRDDYEVSSVELDVAVDAARVAGALGARMTGGGFGGSAIALVRADQVELVADAVRAAFEREGLGAPGFLLATPSAPAERVA from the coding sequence ATCGCGGCGCGGCTCCAGGAGCTCGCGCCGTCCAGCGCCGCGCGCGGGTGGGTCCGCTCGTGGTCGGACGACGACGGCGCGGCCCGGGCTCGCACGGTCTTCGCCACCGCGTTCGGCGTCGACGCGGCCGACCCCCGTGCCGAGACCGCCCGCGAGCACCAGGACGACGTCCACGTCTGGGCGGCGCCCGGCCGCGTCAACCTCATCGGCGAGCACACCGACTACAACGCGGGTCTGTGCCTGCCGGTCGCGCTCCCCCACCGCACGTACGTCGCGCTGCGCCCGCGCACGGACTCCGTCGTCCGGCTCGCGTCGGCCCAGGCGCCCGGCGAGACGTGGACGACGACGCTGGAGGACGTCACCCCGGGCTCGGTCTCCGGGTGGGGCTCGTACGTCGCCGGCGTCGCGTGGGCCCTGCGCGAGCACCTCGTCGCGCGGGGCGCCGACCCCGACGCGATCACGGGCTTTGACGCGGCGGTGGACTCGAGCGTGCCGTTCGGCGCCGGGCTCTCCTCGTCGGCCGCGCTGGAGTGCGCGGTCGCGGTCGCGCTCGACGACGTCGCCGGGCTGGGCCTGGCCGCGACCGACGCGGGCCGCGCCCGCCTGGCCACCGCGAGCATCCGCGCCGAGAACGAGATCGCGGGAGCCCCGACGGGCGGCATGGACCAGTCCGCGTCCCTGCGCGCGACCGCCGGGCACGCGCTGCTCCTCGACTGCCGCCCCGGCCTCGACCCCGTCGAGTCCGCCGAGCAGGTGCCGTTCGACCTCGACGCCGCGGGCCTCGCCCTGCTCGTCGTCGACACGCGCGCCGAGCACCGGCTCGTCGACGGCCAGTACGCGGCGCGGCGCGCCACGTGCGAGGACGCCGCCCGCGCCCTCGGGCTGGTCTCGCTGCGCGCGCTCGCCGACGACGTCGCCACGAGCGACGACCCCGCTGGCACCCTCGCCGTCGCCCTGGAGAAGCTGCCCGACGACGTCGCGCGCCGCCGCGTGCGCCACGTCGTCACGGAGATCGGCCGCGTGCGCGACCTCGTCGCGCTCCTCCGCGACGGCCGCCCCGACGCGGTCGGGCCGCTCATGAACGCGTCGCACGCGTCGCTGCGCGACGACTACGAGGTCTCGAGCGTCGAGCTCGACGTCGCCGTGGACGCCGCGCGCGTGGCCGGTGCCCTCGGCGCGCGCATGACCGGCGGGGGGTTCGGAGGCTCCGCGATCGCGCTGGTCCGCGCCGACCAGGTCGAGCTCGTGGCGGACGCCGTCCGCGCCGCGTTCGAGCGCGAGGGCCTCGGCGCCCCCGGCTTCCTCCTCGCGACGCCGTCCGCGCCGGCCGAGCGCGTCGCGTGA
- a CDS encoding DeoR/GlpR family DNA-binding transcription regulator, producing MLASQRQERILAEIRDHGAVRIGDLTRELGVSDMTIRRDLVELADQGLVRKVHGGAVAPHTTAHEPGFAAKSSREAAEKEAIATAAARLITANASVALSAGTTTHLLAARIAADPALRPLTVVTNSLPVAEILHRANDPRLETILTGGSRTPSDALVGPLAEAALAGLRVDLAFVGAHGVDTEIGLTTPNLDEAATNRALIESAGRTVVLADHTKWHTTGLRVFATFADVDVLITDAGLAEDERARVQDLVEQLVVA from the coding sequence ATGCTCGCCTCACAGCGCCAGGAGCGCATCCTCGCGGAGATCCGGGACCACGGCGCGGTCCGCATCGGCGACCTGACCCGGGAGCTCGGGGTGTCGGACATGACGATCCGGCGCGACCTCGTCGAGCTCGCCGACCAGGGCCTCGTCCGCAAGGTCCACGGGGGCGCCGTCGCCCCGCACACCACGGCGCACGAGCCGGGCTTCGCCGCCAAGAGCTCGCGCGAGGCCGCGGAGAAGGAGGCCATCGCGACGGCCGCCGCGCGCCTCATCACCGCCAACGCCTCGGTCGCGCTGAGCGCCGGCACGACGACGCACCTGCTCGCCGCCCGCATCGCCGCGGACCCCGCGCTGCGCCCCCTGACGGTCGTCACGAACTCCCTCCCCGTCGCCGAGATCCTGCACCGGGCGAACGACCCGCGCCTGGAGACGATCCTCACCGGCGGCAGCCGCACCCCGTCCGACGCGCTCGTCGGCCCGCTCGCGGAGGCCGCGCTCGCCGGCCTGCGCGTCGACCTCGCGTTCGTCGGCGCGCACGGCGTGGACACGGAGATCGGGCTCACGACCCCGAACCTGGACGAGGCCGCGACCAACCGCGCGCTCATCGAGTCTGCGGGCCGCACCGTCGTCCTCGCCGACCACACGAAGTGGCACACGACCGGCCTGCGCGTCTTCGCGACGTTCGCCGACGTGGACGTCCTCATCACGGACGCCGGGCTCGCGGAGGACGAGCGCGCCCGGGTCCAGGACCTCGTCGAGCAGCTCGTCGTCGCCTGA
- a CDS encoding ABC transporter permease yields MRVRGRDRFGARDLFSEAAHGIAARPGRLLLTVLGTVLGIASVVVTVGLAQTAAGQISKQFDAVAATQVVVEPKTTTLMSGEERAVAQLPWDGPERVLRLAGVEEAGAVAAVDVGGVTVTAVPVNDPSVAAQASPGVVAATPGLLGAVRGDVVTGRFFDAGHDARADRVAVLGARAAQRLGINRVDRQPSVFVGERSYTVMGIVDDVQRRTDLLDAVILPAGTARADFGVGAPEELQLRIATGAGSVVARQAPVALDPNAPDGFVVKAPTSGSALRENVQADVNAIFLALGGIALLVGGVGIANITLLSVMERVGEIGLRRALGATRRDIGAQFVVESVVVGLLGGLVGAALGVLAVVVVSVVQEWTPILDVRMALGAALLGGVVGLLAGTYPALKAAAIEPIAALRGGT; encoded by the coding sequence CTGCGCGTGCGCGGGCGCGACCGCTTCGGCGCGCGCGACCTGTTCTCCGAGGCGGCGCACGGGATCGCCGCGCGGCCCGGCCGGCTCCTGCTCACGGTCCTCGGGACCGTGCTGGGCATCGCGTCCGTCGTCGTGACGGTCGGCCTCGCGCAGACGGCCGCGGGGCAGATCAGCAAGCAGTTCGACGCGGTCGCGGCGACGCAGGTCGTCGTCGAGCCGAAGACGACGACGCTCATGTCGGGCGAGGAGCGTGCCGTCGCGCAGCTCCCGTGGGACGGCCCCGAGCGCGTGCTGCGCCTCGCGGGCGTCGAGGAGGCGGGAGCCGTCGCGGCCGTCGACGTCGGGGGTGTCACCGTCACCGCGGTGCCCGTGAACGACCCGTCGGTCGCGGCCCAGGCGAGCCCGGGCGTCGTCGCCGCGACGCCGGGGCTCCTGGGCGCCGTGCGGGGCGACGTCGTCACGGGCCGGTTCTTCGACGCCGGGCACGACGCGCGCGCCGACCGTGTCGCGGTCCTCGGGGCCCGGGCGGCCCAGCGGCTCGGGATCAACCGGGTGGACCGTCAGCCGTCGGTGTTCGTGGGCGAGCGGTCGTACACGGTGATGGGGATCGTCGACGACGTGCAGCGACGTACCGACCTGCTGGACGCCGTGATCCTCCCCGCCGGCACGGCACGCGCCGACTTCGGGGTCGGCGCCCCGGAGGAGCTGCAGCTGCGGATCGCGACGGGCGCGGGGAGCGTCGTGGCCCGGCAGGCGCCCGTCGCGCTGGACCCCAACGCCCCGGACGGCTTCGTGGTCAAGGCACCCACGTCGGGCTCGGCGCTGCGGGAGAACGTCCAGGCCGACGTCAACGCGATCTTCCTCGCGCTCGGCGGCATCGCGCTCCTCGTCGGCGGGGTGGGGATCGCCAACATCACCCTGCTGTCCGTCATGGAGCGGGTGGGCGAGATCGGCCTGCGGCGTGCGCTGGGGGCGACCCGGCGTGACATCGGCGCGCAGTTCGTCGTGGAGTCGGTCGTCGTCGGGTTGCTGGGCGGCCTCGTCGGGGCCGCGCTGGGCGTGCTGGCGGTCGTCGTCGTCTCGGTGGTGCAGGAGTGGACACCGATCCTCGACGTCCGCATGGCCCTGGGGGCGGCACTCCTCGGCGGCGTGGTGGGCCTCCTCGCCGGCACCTACCCTGCGCTCAAGGCCGCGGCGATCGAGCCGATCGCCGCGCTGCGCGGCGGGACCTGA